The following is a genomic window from Sutcliffiella horikoshii.
CACAGCTAAGTTGGTTGCAACAAACAGCGCCATCTCCATTGTTGATGAAGCGATGCGGATCGTCGGCGCTCAAAGCCTGCATGCAGAACATCCTCTACAACGCCATTATCGTGATGTCCGGGCAGGTCTTCACAATCCCCCGGCCGATGAAATCACGCTGGAGTTGCTTGCTAAGCAGGCTTTTTTAAAAGAAAGTTAAGAAAATGTAAATCCGTTGATTTCCGTTCCAGGCGCTTCGCTTGCTGCGGGCGGTCAGTGAGCCTCCTCAGGCTTCGCCTTCCGGGGTCTCACCTGTCCCTTCCTCCCGCGGGCGTCTACGCGCCTTTCACTGCAATCACCAAAGTGGCTACATGAAGGGTTTTAGTACAGCACCTAACCGAGTTACGTGAATAAGCATTAACGTATCGTTTATGTAATTTTTAGCTGTGGATTGGAGCAAATGGCGAAGACTCCAGCGGGGGAGTAACGGTAGGTTGAGACCCCTGAAGCGTTGTGAGGAGGCTCAAGGCACCGTCCCGCGGAAAGCGAAGCCATTTGCGTAAAGGAACAGCGGGGCAATCCAGTAACTGAAGTTTTTTTATAAATAAATGGTTTTTTTAGAAGTACAGACTGAGATAAAAAGAGAGTGATGTTATGCACGAAAATTTTAACAAAGGAAAAGGAGACTGGCGCTATCCCATTGCACATAAAGAAGCATGGATTGGGATTGCGCTTGTTATGTTCCATTTTGCTTGGTGGTACGGTTTTGCTTATGGCTTTGGATCAAAGCCGGTCGAATCATATACATATATTTTAGGTTTTCCCGCATGGTTTTTTTATAGTTGTATACTGGGCTTTATCATCATCATTATACTCGTCATTCTAGTTGTTCGATTCTTGTTTAAAGATCTTCCTTTAGAATCAGATGAAGAAGGAGATCGCCCATGAACTTTCAAGTGATCATTCCTTTGTTGATATTTCTCATTATTATTTTTCTTATTGGAGTTTTTGCCTCCAAAAAATTAGCTAACTCATCTTCATTTGTACAGGATTATTTCCTTGGAGGAAGAGAGCTTGGAGGACTATTGCTGGCAATGACAATGGTCGCGACGTATGGAAGTGCGTCAAGCTTCATTGGCGGACCGGGAATTGCTTACCAGACAGGACTTGGTTGGGTGCTTCTGGCCATGATACAAGTGGTGACAGGGTATTTTGTTTTAACGATTTTAGGGAAGAAATTCGCCATTATGGCACGAAAAATGAAAGCCATCACCCTGATTGATTTTTTAAAAGAAAGATATCAGAGTAAGTGGGTTGTATTATTATCTGCAAGCAGCATCATTCTTTTCCTTTTTTCCGCGATGGCAGCGCAATGGATAGGCGGGGCAAGGCTGATTGAGTCGATAACTGGTCTTTCTTATACTTCTGCATTATTTATATTTGCTGCTTCCGTATTGGTCTATGTGATCATCGGCGGATTCCGTGCGGTCGCCATAACAGATGGAATGCAGGGAATTATCATGGTAGTGGGGACCGTTGTTATATTAGCAGGAACCATCATTGCCGGAGGTGGCATTCCTGCAATTATGAGTGATTTAATGGCGGAAAATCCTAATCTCATCACCCCTTTTGGTGCTGATGGATCTTTGACGCCCTTATATGTTTCTTCTTTTTGGATCCTAGTGGGGGTAGGAGTGGTTGGCCTTCCTCAAGTAGCTGTCAGGGCTATGTCGTATAAAAACTCAAAAGCTATGCATGCAGCGTTGATTATCGGTACCATCGTCGTTGGTTTCATCATGCTAGGCATGCACTTGGCGGGTGTATTCGGAAGAGCGGTATTACCTGGCTTAGATACACCAGATACAGTCATGCCACTATTGGCCTTGCATGTTTTGCCAGGTTGGTTGGCAGGGATTGTCTTGGCAGCACCGATGGCTGCCATTATGTCCACGGTTGACTCCCTTTTGCTAATCGTGAGTTCCTCCATTGTAAAAGACGTTTATTTAAATTATATTCGTCCTGACGCACCGGAAAAGAATATCAAAAGGATAAGCATTGGAGTAACAGCAGTAGTCGGTGTACTTGTGTTTTTTATGGCCATTGACCCGCCAGCATTCCTTATTACCTTAAACCTATTTGCCTTTGGTGGATTGGAAGCGGCCTTTATCTGGCCGGTTGTTTTGGGTCTTTATTGGAAAGGTGGCAATGCAATGGGGGCTTTAGCTTCCATTTTTGTAGGGGTACTTACCTATATAGGAATAACGGTATATTATCCTGATGCATTTGGAATGCATAGTGTCGTAATGCCAGTGATGCTTTCTCTCCTATCATATGTTTTAGGTAGCATTGTAGGCAGAAATCGAAAGAGGCAGGAACACCAAGAAATAATAAACAAGTATTTACTTTAATTAAAAGAGTAGGAGTTTATGATGAACAAGCTAAAACAGCTTTATGATAATAGTAGAGAAAAAGCGAGTAGCTTTATGAGGGAAAGCAAAAGGCATCTTGTGATAAGTCTTCTCTTTTATATATCCGTTTTTGTTATCGTGTTAAGTTATTTCTTCTTTACGGGTGCAGGAAAGTGGTTTGATATGCTTTTGATTGTTGGAACTGGTGCATTGGCTTTAGTTTTAGGGCTAGGTATTACGTTGCTCCTCTTGAAAGTATTAGAGGGATTACCAAAGTTTCTGGTGGCTGTCATCGTTGCTTGTATCGTTGTAATATATAGTGTTGGCGCATTTATGGGTCCATTTTTCCGATTAATGGGTTTTACCATCCTCGTGCTGGCTATATTTTTAGGAATTACCGTTTTTCTATATCGTAACAAGAAAAAAGTACTTTTTCTCTTTTTTGGTTTCATTACGGTTGGCTTGCACATAGCAGCTGTCTATCTAGCTGTTACAGATGGCAAAGAAGGCCCTTGGTCACTTGAAGTAGACGGTAACAAGCCGGCAATATCAAATCCGGCTGACAATGGAAACTCCAAAGTTCAATATTTTACATATGGAAGTGGCAAGGATGAGCGCAGGGAAGAATATAGAGATGTAAAATTTGAATCCCCTACTGTCAATATGTCGTCGTTTGTTGCCCAGCCTAAAGGGTTGAATAAATGGTATCGAGAATGGTTTTGGGGCTTTAATTTATACAATGCCCCGTTGAATGGTCGAGTTTGGATGCCTGAAGAAGAAGCGGAAGGAGGGTATCCTCTCGTATTAATCGTACATGGCAATCATAATATGGCCGATTTTTCGGATGGTGGATATGCATATCTTGGTGAGATGCTTGCAAGTAAAGGGTATGTCGTTGCGTCTGTGGACCAGAACTTCATTAACTCCGGTAAAACAGGTCATATCGGTTGGGATAACGCCGGGAGGGCATGGTTGTTGCTAAAACATTTGGAGTTGTGGCAGTCATGGAACGAAGACAAAACACATGCGCTGTTCAATAAAGTGGACATGGATAATATTGCTCTCATCGGACATTCAAGGGGGGGAGAAGCTGTCAGCATTGCTAAGCTATTCAATGACCTTGACCGGTTTCCAAATAACGCAAAAGTAAGTTTGAACTTTGATTTTTCAATAAAGTCATTGGTGGGGTTATCGCCTGGTGATGGTCGATTTAAACCGGGAGATCAGTCAGTAAATCTCCAAGACGTTAACTACCTTACCCTTCAAGGTGGGAATGATACCGACCATACGAATTACCTTGGTATGAGACAATTTCAGCGTGTTTCTTTTTCAGATAGTTTTGACGGGTTCAAAAGCAGTATTTATATCAATGGCGCCAACCATGCCCAATTCAATTCTGATTGGGAAGTGGATCAGCCGAGCCCATATTGGTGGTTTATGAATCGGAAAGAAATAATGGATCCGGAAATGCAAAGAGAAATCACCAAGCTGTATGTTTCTGCCTTTCTAGACGCCACTTTAAAAGGGAAACGTGAATACCGCGACGTTTTTAATGATAAGGAAATTGCTTCGTCGTGGATTCCAACAGATCCGCTAAGAGTGCGCTATGAGGATCGAGATTTTCAATCTATCGCTTCATTTGAGGAAGATGCGGATGTAACCCAAACTACCCAGGAAGGCGGCCGATTACAAGGATATAACCTCCGTGTCTGGAAAGAAATTAATTTACTTCAAAGAAATAAAGAACAGCAAAATAATCAGGTAGTAAAATTGGGTTGGACGAATAAAAATAGTCGATATACCATTACATTGCCTGAAGGTACTGCCAAAAACTTCTCAGAAGAAACTGTATTGAGGTTTGATGCAGTCCAGGCCCATCCAACAAGGTATGATTTTTATTCTATCGAACCACCTGAAGGGTATGAAGATAAAGCAATTCCAATATCAGTGAGTGTTAAAGCAAAGGGGATAGCGGATTTTGATGGCAGAGTAAGAAAAACCATTTACATCGAACCTACTTATACGACAACATTATACCGTTTTGATTGGTGGAACGAGCGTTACGGCAATCAATATGAACATATGCTTCAAACATACGGTATACCTTTGAAGTATTTAAAAGAGGACTTTCCTGACATAGATTATACTCAGATAGAAGAGGTTACCTTTGAATTCAACCAGACCGATAGCGGTTTGATTTTCTTAGATAACATCGGCTTTAACAACTAATCAATGAATAAAAACACCCACTCTCCCTCATAGTAAAGATAGAATCATCACACAAGGGGGAGAGTAGGTTGAACATGAAAAAAATCATCATACTGCTGCTTCTCTCCATTCTTCTTCAGCCTCTGAATGCTTCTGAGTCAAGTACTCTGACACCACTGTCCATTAATCAAACGGATGCGGCCTCCTTTCTTTATGAAATAGAAAAGCCAAAAGACAGCAACATCGTTTCCCTGCCTTTACTTGTTCATTTTATTGATGTGGGACAAGGGGACGCAATCCTCTTGCAAACCCCCAATGGTTCCAACGTACTTGTAGATACCGGACCAAAAGATTCGTCCAAAAAGCTGCTTGCTTATTTAAAGAAGGTAAACGTGTCATCCATAGATTTATTGGTCATCACTCACCCCGATTTTGATCATATTGGTGGAATTCCATTCTTACTGGAAAAGTTACCTGTAAAGAAAATATTAGACAGCGGCAAGGCCCATACAACCTTAACATTTATTCAATACAAACAATACGTATGGAACAATATCGTCCCTGTTCAATATGCAAAAGAAAAAATGAAGTTGGACATTGATCCGAAGTTGAAAATCAAGGTGTTAAACAGCGGTTCCGAAGAAAAAGAAACAAACAATGCATCTATTGTCCTCCATATTACATATGGTGAAATGAAATTTCTATTAATGGGTGATACAGAAGAACAAGAAGAAAAGAGAATGAGCAGGAAATATAACCTGGAATCGACCATCTTGAAAGTCGCGCATCATGGTTCGAACAGTTCCTCCACCGCTTCGTTTTTAAAGGATGTTCAGCCTAAAATCGCAGTAATATCCGCCGGGAAAGATAATGACTTCCATCACCCGCATTTGCCTGTTTTAAACAGATTGATTGAGAGCGGTGCAGATATTTATAATACTGCGGAGTCCGGGAGCATTGTTTTTTCAACAGATGGGAAGCTGTTATTTGTCAACAATCGTCCCTGGCTTTATGCTAGTCAGCAAAAGCAGGAAACGAAGAAGTCGGTTGTCATCACTGGTTTGGATGTAAAAGAAGAAATGGTGACATTAGAAAATAAAAGCGCTGAAACAGTTGATATGTCCTATTGGAAGCTGGTAAGTAAAAAAGGATATCAAACATTTGATTTCCCTGAAAATTATAAGCTCCAACCAGGCGAATCTATTTACATTGCTTCAGGCGCACATAAGCAACATTTCAAAAAATATATCCATTGGCTCAGTGATCATTTATGGAATAATAATGGAGATAAAGCCCAGCTTTATGACGATCAAGGAGATTTAGTGGATGAATATGAAGCAAGTGCGAAGGACGAATAGGTTTTAAATCTCTCGAATGGTGTTATGTAAGTAGATAAGAACCTTTATCTAAAAGCCAACGCGAGGAGCCTTGAAAAATTGAGAAAACTAAAAAAACCAGTTCGTCTGACACTAGCACTTATCATAAGTCTTTTCTTATTCATGTTGTACATCCATACCACCAAGGAAGAGGTTATTGCATCAGCAATAAAGGAATCAAATCAAAACGGCGTATCATTAAGTCTGCAAAATCCATACGTCATGCCAATCAAAGTTTACAGAGCTGCCATGATTGACGGGAAAGAAAATGAGCTACCCATCACCGCTTACAGTGTTAAACTCAACGGGGTGTATACTGGTGGTGACTCAAGTCTAGATGAGTCATTCATGTCTACCCAAACAGAGGAGTTTGAGGAATTAAAGGAGGTTACGATTCCGAGTGTCACTTCCAAAAAAGAAGAAATCTACAGCATCTACATTACAGACCAAAAAAGGGATGGAAGTGTAGAAGCTGCAGAAAAAGTCAAAATCACCTTTAAAATATTCTCCTTCCTCCCAATAACAACAACAATATCACTCTAAACACTGCATAACCTGCAGTGTTTTTTGTATTTATAAGGCAGTTGATTTCCGTTCCAGGCGCTTCGCTTGCCTGCGGGCGGTCCGTGAGCTTGCGGGGTCTCACCTGTCCCTTCCTCCCGCGGGCGTCTGCGCGCCTTCCACTCCAATCAACAAGGTGACTTCATTCACCTTATGAATTATGAAAATGCATCTAACTGAGTTAACTGAATAAGCAATAACATCCCTTTTTCATAATTTTCAGCTGTTGATTGGAGCAAAAGCCGAAGACTCCTGAGGGAGATAGCGCTAGGTGGAGACCCCACAGGCGTAGCCGAGGAGGCTCCAGCAGGGCCCCTAGGAAAGCGAAGCCATTTGCGGAAATCAACAGCGGCTATTAAGGGGCATTTTGGCCAGTTTTTTTCTTATTGGCCTATCAGACAAAAGAGTAATTTAACTGCATTAGGGGAAAATAAAACAACTTATGAGCGTTAATAAAGGTGTTTAAGGTGATAAAGAGAGGGAATGTACATAATGGAGATTGTCAATTATAACTACCTATACAACTGGATAGTTCTAAGCTCAATTGCCGATCCCCGCTGGTGGCTGCTATTTGCATCCATATTTTGGCCTTGGTTGTTATGGTGGTGGGTAGTAGAAAAATCCAGGATGTTCGAGATTCTGGCCTTTGGTCTCTTTTGGGCTGCAATGGCAACCTGGCTTGATTTACTGGGGACAGAATATGGGAAGTGGAGCTACCCCATTAAATTAAACAATGACATTCAAACGCTGCTTCCAGCAGATACAGCGGTTATTCCTGTCATGTATATGCTCCTTTATCAGTATACGTCTACTTGGAAATCATTTGTCATAGGCAGTGTAATATCTGCAGCGCTACTATCATTTATATTTGAACCACTTTTTCTGATGCTTGATATGCTGGATTTGAAAGAATGGTCCCACACGAAATCATTTTTCTCTTTTCTCTTTTTGGCAATTGCCACGAGAACTCTCTTCTTTTTTATAAAAAAGAAGCAGGCTACTTTTTAGTTGACTAACATGTATATACAAGTTAGACTAGTTTACACCGACATGTATATACAAGTTGTCGTACAAATGTAAGCGTTTTTTGAGTGAATTTGTATTATCTTATAAAGAAAAAATATATTTACTATTTTGGAGGGATTATCATGTTCAAAAAACTTTTCGGAATGAAAGAAACCACCCAAACACCTACGGAGGAAACCGTCCTTGCACCTTTAAGCGGAAGAGTGGCAGAGCTGAGCGAGGTTCCAGATCCGACATTTTCACAGAAAATGATGGGAGATGGGTTGGCAATCGTTCCAACTGAAGGGGAAGTCGTTTCACCTGTTGATGGAGAAATCGTGCAGTTCTTCCATACAAAACATGCAATTGGCATTCGTTCACTCTCAGGAGCGGAAATACTTATCCATGTCGGACTTGAGACGGTGTCCATGAACGGGGAAGGCTTTGAAGGACATGTAAAAGAAGGCGATAAAGTAAAAGCTGGAGACAAATTGATTACTTTTAATATCGATCTTATCAAAGAGAAGGCAGCTGATATTATCACTCCAATCGTTATTACAAATGGGGAAAATGTCGAAAGCCTCGATAAGAAATCCATGGCTGATGCTGTAAAAGGCCAAACGGAATTGTTTCAGCTTAAAATGAAAAATTAAGTTGATTCCAATATAAGAATTGTAAACGAATAGAGAAGGCATACAGGAGGAAACAGAAATGGACATAAGAAAACAGACGGAAGAAATTGTCCAAGCCTTAGGGGGAAAAGAAAACGTCAGCGCAGCCACACATTGTGTGACTCGTCTCCGTTTGGCTTTGCATGATGAAAGTAAGGTAGACCAAAAAGCGTTAGAAAGCATTGATGTGGTGAAGGGTTCTTTCTCCACTAATGGTCAATTCCAAGTTGTAATCGGACAAGGAACTGTTAATAAGGTTTACAAAGAGTTTGTTGATATTACCGGTGTAGGAGAAGCCTCAAAAGATGAAGTGAAAAAGGCTGCCGAATCCAATTTGAATCCACTGCAGCGTGCGATAAAAACATTAGCGGATATTTTTATTCCGATACTGCCAGCCATTGTTACAGCAGGTCTATTAATGGGGATAAACAATTTGTTAACAGGGCCGGGTATCTTTTACGATGAGCAATCTGTTATTGATGTTCATACTGAATGGGCAGATATTGCAAGTATCATTAACCTGATAGCCAATACAGCCTTTGTCTTTTTACCGGGTCTTATTGGTTGGTCCGCAGCGAAACGCTTTGGCGGTAGTGAACTGTTAGGGATTGTGCTTGGACTTATGCTTGTTCATCCAGATTTACTTAATGCATGGGGATATGCAGAAGCACAAGAAGACGGAGCGGTTGAAACTTGGAAATTCTTCGGTTTAGAGATTGAAAAGGTAGGTTATCAAGGACAAGTATTACCTGTTCTTGTTGCGGCATTTGTACTGGCTAAAGTGGAGCAATTTTTATCCAAACGTATAAGTGATGCGTTTCATATGCTTATCGTCCCGCCAATCACTTTATTATTGACAGGATTTGTAACGTTTGTAGCAATCGGACCTGTTACATTCGCTATTGGTAATTTCCTGACGAACGGATTTGTAGGAATTTTCGATGCTGTTCCTGCACTTGGCGGACTTATTTATGGTGGTCTGTATGCACCGTTAGTAATTACAGGGATGCATCATACTTTCCTTGCAGTAGATTTTCAGCTTATTGCGACAATTGGTGGAACATTCTTATGGCCGATGGTTGCCCTGTCTAACATCGCACAAGGGTCAGCTGCATTTGCCATGATGCTTGCGACGAAAGATGAGAAGTTGAAAGGTTTGGCATTAACATCTTCCATTTCAGCTTGGTTGGGGATTACAGAACCAGCAATGTTTGGTGTTAACTTACGTTTTCGCTATCCATTCTTTGCAGCAATGATTGGATCTGCCATTGCAGGAATTATCATAACCATTGCTGGTGTTAAGGCTCCGTCTATCGGGGTGGGTGGAATACCTGCATTCTTCTCCATTATGGCGGAATACTGGCCGATTTTCTTCCTTGGAATGGGGATTGTACTTGTCGTACCATTTGTCATTACTTTCTTAATAGCAAAAGTGAAAATGAGAAAAGAAGCGTAAAGATTGTAAAAAGGGGGTGACCCCTTTTTGCAATTTTTTCAATTATGAAGGGAGAGGTTGATAGATGAAGCATTCTTGGTGGAAGGAAAGTGTCGTATATCAAATTTATCCTCGTAGTTTTATGGATTCCAACGGCGATGGGATTGGTGATATTCAAGGGATTATTATGAAGCTGGATTATCTAAAGGAACTTGGTATCGATACCATATGGCTATCACCAGTATACGAATCGCCAAATGATGATAATGGGTACGACATTAGTAACTATATGGAAATAATGGATGAGTTCGGATCAATGGAAGATTGGGAAGAGCTGTTACAGCAGATACATATGAGAGATATGAAATTGATCATGGACCTTGTGGTCAATCATACTTCTGATGAGCACGAGTGGTTTGTGCAGGCGAAAACATCCAGGGAAAATCCATATAGGGACTATTATATTTGGAGGGACCCAAAAGAAGACGGCAAGGAGCCGAACAACTGGGCATCCAATTTTGGAGGATCTGCTTGGGAATACAATGAAGAAACAAAAGATTATTACTTGCACTTATTCTCCAAAAAGCAGCCAGACCTAAACTGGGAAAACGAAAAGCTGCGTGAAGAAGTATATCAAATGATGAAATGGTGGTTGGATAAAGGTGTTGACGGTTTTAGGATGGATGTCATCAACTTCATTTCTAAAATCGATAATTTGCCTGACGGAGAAATTAAGCCTGGGAAAAAATATGCTTCGGGAAGCAAGTTCTACCGTAACGGACCAAAGATCCATGATTACTTGAAAGAAATGAATGAGAAGGTATTATCGCAATATGATGTCATGACAGTAGGAGAGATGCCTGGGGTTACTCCTGATCAAGCAAAGGACTATACAGGTGAAGAGAGAAATGAACTGAACATGGTTTTCCAATTTGAACATATGGGATTGGATAATGGAATGAATGGTAAATGGGACTTGCAGGAACTGGATTTACTTGATCTCAAACAAAGTTTATCGAGGTGGCAGTATGCTCTAGCAGAAAGTGGCTGGAACAGTCTCTATTTTAACAACCATGATCAACCAAGGTCCGTCTCTAGATTCGGAAACGACGGAAAATACCGAGTGGAATCCGCTAAAATGCTGGCTACGCTTCTTCATATGATGAAAGGTACTCCATATGTTTACCAGGGAGAAGAAATAGGAATGACAAATGTTCGGTTTGATTCTATTGAATCCTACAAAGATATTGAAACACTTCAAGCTTATTCCGACTTAAAAGAGCAGGGGTGGAGTGAGCAGAAAGTAATGGAAAGCCTCTTCCAGAAAAGCAGGGACAATGCCAGAACTCCAATGCAGTGGAGCGATGAGGAGCACGGTGGTTTTTCTACAGGGGAACCTTGGCTGGCCATAAACCCGAATTACAAATCTATCAACGTAGAAGCGGAAAGAAATAATGAACATTCTATTTTTCAATATTACAAACGATTGATTCAATTGAGAAAACAGAATGACCTGATCATTTATGGGGATTATCAATTGATCCTTGAACATGATCCGGAGATTTTCTCCTATGTTAGAAGCTATCAAGACAAAAAGCTGCTTGTGATTTGTAACTTTTATGACAAGGAGCCTACATTCAAACTACCTAAAGATATTAATTTTATGACTAAACAACTATTATTAAGCAACTATACGGTAGAAGAACAAAGTAATATTGCTGAGTTTACCTTGCAGCCATATGAAGCACGAGTATATTTATTGAATTAACATCTACTATCTAAAGAATAGAAAAAGAGGTGCTTGAAATGAGTAAAATAGAACAAGAACCGTGGTGGAAGAGGTCTGTTGTTTATCAGATCTACCCAAAAAGCTTCAATGATACTACCGGAAACGGCGTAGGTGACATTCAAGGTATTATTGAGAAACTTGATTACTTAAAAGAACTTGGAGTGGATGTTATTTGGTTGACTCCTATTTACAAATCACCGCAAAAAGATAATGGCTACGATATCAGTGACTATTTTTCCATTCACGAAGAATATGGAACGATGGAAGACTTCGATCAGCTTTTATCTGAAGCGCATGATAGAGGAATTAAAGTTATCATGGATATTGTCGTGAACCATACATCGACCGAACATGAATGGTTTCAGAAATCAAAAGAGCAGAAAGATAATAACCCATACCGCGACTTTTATATTTGGAAGGACAGCAAAGAAGATGGCAGCGAACCGACAAACTGGGAATCTAAATTTGGCGGGAACGCTTGGCAACATGATGAACAAACCGGTCAATGGTATTTGCATCTATTTGATGTGACGCAAGCAGACTTGAATTGGGAGAATGAAGAAGTTCGCAAACAAGTCTATGATATGATGACTTTTTGGTTTGAAAAGGGAGTGGATGGTTTTAGGTTAGATGTAATAAACCTTATTTCAAAAGACCAGAGTTTCCCGGATGATGATGGATCGGTGCCTCCAGGCGATGGCCGTAAATTTTACACAGACGGACCTCGAGTTCACGAATACATGAATGAAATGTACGAAAAAGTATTTTCTAAATATGACAGCATGACGGTAGGGGAAATGTCCTCAACGACAATTGATCATTGTATTAAATACACTCGACCAGATCGAAACGAGCTCAGCATGACATTTAACTTCCATCATTTAAAAGTGGATTATCCGAATGGAGAAAAATGGTCTGTTGCAGATTTTGATTTCCAACAATTAAAGGATATTTTATCTACATGGCAGATTGAGATGGAAAAAGGCGGCGGTTGGAATGCATTGTTCTGGTGCAACCATGATCAACCACGTGTCGTATCCCGATATGGAGATGATGGCAAATATCACAATAAATCAGCAAAAATGCTTGCTACAAGTATGCATATGATGAGAGGTACTCCTTACATTTATCAAGGGGAA
Proteins encoded in this region:
- the treC gene encoding alpha,alpha-phosphotrehalase, coding for MSKIEQEPWWKRSVVYQIYPKSFNDTTGNGVGDIQGIIEKLDYLKELGVDVIWLTPIYKSPQKDNGYDISDYFSIHEEYGTMEDFDQLLSEAHDRGIKVIMDIVVNHTSTEHEWFQKSKEQKDNNPYRDFYIWKDSKEDGSEPTNWESKFGGNAWQHDEQTGQWYLHLFDVTQADLNWENEEVRKQVYDMMTFWFEKGVDGFRLDVINLISKDQSFPDDDGSVPPGDGRKFYTDGPRVHEYMNEMYEKVFSKYDSMTVGEMSSTTIDHCIKYTRPDRNELSMTFNFHHLKVDYPNGEKWSVADFDFQQLKDILSTWQIEMEKGGGWNALFWCNHDQPRVVSRYGDDGKYHNKSAKMLATSMHMMRGTPYIYQGEEFGMTNPGFVKISDYRDVESLNIFNLKKEAGMSEEEILEILRHKSRDNSRTPVQWNREENAGFTNGTPWIGVANNYKEINAETALNDENSVFYHYKKLIELRKNYDVITHGDFQLISGDDPQIFAYIRNCENEKLLVVSNYYGKESSFVLPEDVDVDGYKSEVLLSNYEDSSSQYSELTLRPYESIVYHLKK
- a CDS encoding glycoside hydrolase family 13 protein yields the protein MKHSWWKESVVYQIYPRSFMDSNGDGIGDIQGIIMKLDYLKELGIDTIWLSPVYESPNDDNGYDISNYMEIMDEFGSMEDWEELLQQIHMRDMKLIMDLVVNHTSDEHEWFVQAKTSRENPYRDYYIWRDPKEDGKEPNNWASNFGGSAWEYNEETKDYYLHLFSKKQPDLNWENEKLREEVYQMMKWWLDKGVDGFRMDVINFISKIDNLPDGEIKPGKKYASGSKFYRNGPKIHDYLKEMNEKVLSQYDVMTVGEMPGVTPDQAKDYTGEERNELNMVFQFEHMGLDNGMNGKWDLQELDLLDLKQSLSRWQYALAESGWNSLYFNNHDQPRSVSRFGNDGKYRVESAKMLATLLHMMKGTPYVYQGEEIGMTNVRFDSIESYKDIETLQAYSDLKEQGWSEQKVMESLFQKSRDNARTPMQWSDEEHGGFSTGEPWLAINPNYKSINVEAERNNEHSIFQYYKRLIQLRKQNDLIIYGDYQLILEHDPEIFSYVRSYQDKKLLVICNFYDKEPTFKLPKDINFMTKQLLLSNYTVEEQSNIAEFTLQPYEARVYLLN